Proteins from a genomic interval of Panthera tigris isolate Pti1 chromosome A2, P.tigris_Pti1_mat1.1, whole genome shotgun sequence:
- the PRKCD gene encoding protein kinase C delta type has protein sequence MAPFLRIAFTSYELGSLQAADEASQPFCAVKMKEALSTERGKTLVQKKPTMYPEWKSTFDAHIYEGRVIQIVLMRAAEEPMSEVTVGVSVLAERCKKNNGKAEFWLDLQPQAKVLMSVQYFLEDIDCKQSMRGEDEAKFPTMNRRGAIKQAKIHYIKNHEFIATFFRQPTFCSVCKDFVWGLNKQGYKCRQCNAAIHKKCIDKIIGRCTGTAANSRDTIFQKERFNIDMPHRFKVYNYMSPTFCDHCGSLLWGLVKQGLKCEDCGMNVHHKCQKKVANLCGINQKLLAEALNQVSQRPFRKSETEPVGIYQNFEKKPEISGEIVADNGTYGKIWEGSTRCNIENFTFHKVLGKGSFGKVLLAELKGRKEFFAVKALKKDVVLIDDDVECTMVEKRVLALAWENPFLTHLFCTFQTKDHLFFVMEFLNGGDLMYHIQDKGRFELYRATFYAAEIVCGLQFLHNKGIIYRDLKLDNVMLDQDGHIKIADFGMCKENIFGEKQASTFCGTPDYIAPEILQGLKYSFSVDWWSFGVLLYEMLIGQSPFHGDDEDELFESIRVDTPHYPRWITKESKDILEKLLERDTTKRLGVTGNIKIHPFFKTINWTLLEKRAVEPPFKPKVKSPGDYSNFDQEFLNEKARLSYTDKNLIDSMDQTAFAGFSFVNPKFERLLEK, from the exons ATGGCACCGTTCCTGCGTATCGCCTTCACCTCCTATGAGCTCGGCTCCCTGCAGGCTGCGGATGAGGCCAGCCAGCCCTTCTGTGCCGTGAAGATGAAGGAGGCACTTAGCACAG AGCGCGGGAAGACACTGGTGCAGAAGAAGCCCACCATGTACCCCGAGTGGAAGTCGACGTTCGATGCCCACATCTACGAGGGCCGCGTCATCCAGATCGTGCTGATGCGGGCAGCCGAAGAGCCGATGTCTGAGGTGACAGTGGGTGTGTCGGTACTGGCTGAGCGCTGCAAGAAGAACAACGGCAAGGCCGAGTTCTGG CTGGACCTGCAACCCCAGGCCAAGGTGTTGATGTCTGTGCAGTATTTCCTGGAAGACATAG ATTGCAAACAGTCTATGCGGGGTGAAGACGAGGCCAAGTTTCCAACAATGAACCGCCGTGGAGCCATCAAGCAGGCCAAGATCCACTACATCAAGAACCATGAGTTTATTGCCACCTTCTTCAGACAGCCCACCTTCTGTTCTGTATGCAAAGACTTTGTTTG GGGTCTCAACAAGCAAGGCTACAAATGCAGGC AATGCAACGCTGCCATCCACAAGAAATGCATCGACAAGATCATCGGCCGGTGCACCGGCACCGCAGCCAACAGCCGGGACACCATA TTCCAGAAAGAACGTTTCAACATCGACATGCCGCACCGATTCAAGGTTTACAACTACATGAGCCCCACCTTCTGTGACCACTGTGGCAGCCTGCTGTGGGGGCTGGTGAAGCAGGGACTAAAATGTGAAG ACTGTGGCATGAATGTGCACCATAAGTGCCAGAAGAAGGTGGCCAACCTCTGTGGCATTAACCAGAAGCTCTTGGCTGAGGCGTTGAACCAAGTGAGCCAG AGACCCTTCCGGAAGTCAGAAACAGAGCCCGTTGGGATCTACCAGAATTTTGAGAAGAAGCCAGAAATCTCTGGAGAAATTGTCGCAG ACAATGGGACCTACGGCAAGATCTGGGAGGGCAGCACCAGGTGCAACATTGAGAACTTCACCTTCCACAAGGTCCTGGGCAAAGGCAGCTTTGGGAAG GTGCTGCTTGCAGAGCTGAAGGGCAGGAAGGAGTTCTTTGCGGTCAAGGCCCTCAAGAAGGACGTGGTTCTGATCGATGATGATGTGGAGTGCACCATGGTGGAGAAGCGGGTGCTGGCACTCGCCTGGGAGAATCCCTTTCTCACCCACCTCTTCTGTACATTCCAGACCAAG GACCACTTGTTCTTCGTGATGGAGTTCCTCAACGGGGGGGACCTGATGTACCACATCCAGGACAAAGGCCGCTTCGAGCTCTACCGTGCTAC GTTTTATGCAGCCGAGATCGTCTGTGGACTACAGTTTCTACACAACAAAGGGATCATTTACAG GGACCTCAAGCTGGACAACGTGATGCTGGACCAGGATGGCCACATCAAGATCGCCGACTTTGGGATGTGCAAGGAGAACATCTTCGGGGAGAAACAGGCCAGCACCTTCTGTGGCACCCCTGACTATATCGCCCCCGAG aTTCTGCAGGGCCTGAAGTACTCATTCTCCGTGGATTGGTGGTCCTTTGGAGTCCTTCTCTATGAGATGCTCATTGGTCAGTCCCCCTTCCATGGTGACGATGAGGACGAACTGTTTGAGTCCATCCGTGTGGACACACCACATTATCCCCGCTGGATCACCAAGGAGTCCAAGGATATCCTGGAGAAG CTGCTTGAAAGGGATACAACCAAGAGGCTGGGAGTGACAGGGAACATCAAAATCCACCCCTTCTTCAAGACCATCAACTGGACTCTTCTGGAGAAACGAGCCGTGGAACCGCCCTTCAAGCCCAAAGTG AAGTCCCCTGGAGACTACAGCAACTTTGACCAGGAGTTCCTGAACGAGAAGGCACGCCTCTCCTACACCGACAAGAACCTCATCGACTCCATGGATCAAACTGCATTTGCTGGCTTCTCCTTCGTGAACCCCAAATTTGAGAGACTCCTGGAAAAGTGA